The region ATCCATCCTAAAGGAGCTGCATACCACCCTCGGTCAAAGGACTCTAGTTTTCGAATAATAGGCAGGGCCTCCCGTTGAGGATATCCTCCTAGCGCTGGTGTTGGATGGAGCTTTTGAATAAATGAAAATAGCGTCACATCTTCCTTTATACGCCCTTTAACAGGTGTATATAAATGTTGAATATGCTTTGTTTTATATAAACTTGGCTTACTTGGAATTTCTACTTCATAACAATAAGAATTCATCGCTTCTTTAATCATATGAACAACAACATCGTGCTCAATTAAGTTCTTAGGATCTTGAAGCAATTCCTCACCTAGTTCATAATCTTCCTGCCTTGTCTTTCCTCTTGGAATCGAGCCCGCTAAACAAGTGGAAAACACATAATCTCCTTGTTTTTGCACTAGTCTCTCTGGGGAAGCGCCGATAAAATGCTGATGCTCTCCCTCTAAAATATATGTGTAGCTAGTTGGCTGTTCCTTTAACAGACGCTGAAGCACGTATTCAGTAGAAATATCTTCATTAAATTTTACTTTTAATTGCCGAGCAAGAACCACTTTCTCTATAGCCTGTTGCTTAATTAACGTAGTAGCTCTTTCAACATTTCCTTTAAATTTCTCTACCCCAATTTCCTCTTTTTCCAATAACAAAGGTGAAATATGAGACTCCCCGTCGTACTCTTCACAAAGAACAAGTTTTTGGATCTCTTCAAAATAATTGATGCGTTCTTTTACAGAATCTTGTCCTTTAATCATCATATTAACGGTAAGATATGCTTCTTTGTCTACCTGCGTATATAACACAGTTGGAATCATAAATTTTGAACTCAGGAAATCACTCCAATAGTTTTCTCGATACTGATTTGGGTCAAATGAAAATCCTCCAAATAAAAGAGGACCTGTCCCATCAGGGAAAATTTGGTTATTTTTATAAAAGTCTTCTTTTATAAAGCGCTTCCATTCGTTTTCAATGTGGAAATAACGTTCTTTTGCCGTATTGGTGCAAATAGTATGCGCATATCCTAATCCAACAAATGTATAATAACTGTTGGGATCTTTCCAAAAAAAGCGTTCTTTATAAAACTGGTCATGTCCGTTCGCATAAAAAATAAGGGGGTCAATAGGTCTTACTTTTTTCACTAAACTGACCAATTTTGGCTGATTTTCATTTTTTGCACACTCAATCGCATCTTTAATGTATTCTTGTACTAACTGTTCGGTCGTTGCAATCACACTACGTCCCCCCGTTCATCTTTTTTTCTTAAGTCTGTAACTAACTTATTATAAACTTTCAGTTCAAAAAAATCTAGCATCGTGATTCACGAGAAAAAATTAATTTCGCTTGTCTAAATTATGCCTTTTCATTAAATGAACCAAAAATCTTTATGATCTATTCAGTACTCCTTAGACCTCGATAACGTTGTTTTTATCATACCCCTTTGTACAACCTTTAACTTTCTTTAATTTTCCAATCCTTTTCTCTCTTAGCTTCATGGATACCCCAAATACTCCTAATATGAATCGTGTTTTTTTGAATTTTTAACACATACTACAAAAGCACAATAAATTTTTAAGGGGGAGCTTCATGACACTTTCAAAACAAGAAATCAGTCAGTTAAAACAAAATTTACAGCAGCAGCAGGCTGATATTCAATCGCACTTTGACCAAAATGATCATTTTGGTCTAACACGAAGCGACGCTCACGATGCTGTAGGAGAACTTTCAAGTTATGATAACCACCCTGGTGATACAGCGACGGAAACATACGAGCGTGAAAAAGACCTTGCACTAAATGAACATGCAAAACAAGAGCTACATGAAATAGAAGAAGCACTTCAGGCAATCGCTCACAACACGTATGGGACATGCAAAGTATGTGGAGCAGATATCTCGTTTGAAAGACTTCAGGCTGTACCAACTACTTTATACTGTAGAGAACATAGTCCATCACAGGATATTCCCACGCACAGACCTGTTGAAGAAAATGTTCTCCACCACCCATTTGGCCAATACGACTATGATGATACCGAAACGACAGGATATGACGCAGAAGATTCTTGGCAAGACGTTGCGCGTTACGGGACGTCTGAATCTCCTTCTGATTTTATAGAAGATACGTCTAACTATAGTGAAACCTATATTGAAGCAGATGAAGCTATTGGGTACGTTGAAGATTATGAAAACTTTGCCGCTACTGATTTATATGGACAGCCTCTTCCTGTTTACCCTTCAAAAGAGCATGAGCGATATGAAAATGCACTGGATGAAGAAGGTACGATGACCATATTTGGAGATTTACCGGCCTATGAGAAAGATCCATACACTGAAAAGGAGTAGTTCTTCATACTACTCCTTTTTTCTATTTTTAGTAGGAGCTATAGGAGATGACATCGAATAAGTAGGAGATTAGAATTAATAATGAGGTGAAAATATGAATGCACATGAAATTGATTATAAACTGTATGGAGATGACATGCAGTTTGTTGAAATTGAATTAGATCCTTCAGAAAGCGTTATAGCAGAAGCTGGAGGAATGATGATGATGGAAGATGATATTGAAATGGAAACCATTTTTGGTGATGGTTCTTCCTCCAACAGCAGCGGGCTTTTTAATAAACTAAAAGGAGCTGGGAAACGCGTATTAACTGGTGAAAGTTTATTCATGACGGTATATACAAATAACGGATATCACAAACGAAAGGTATCTTTCGCTTCACCTTTTCCAGGTAAGATTATTCCTGTTGATTTAGAGCAGTTGAATCATAAAATCATTTGTCAAAAAAGCTCTTTTTTATGCGCTGCCAAAGGCGTATCCGTTGGCATTGATTTTCAAAAAAAACTAGGAACGGGCTTCTTTGGCGGTGAAGGCTTTATTATGCAAAAATTAGAAGGTGACGGCCTGGCATTTTTACACGCAGGCGGTGCCATTCATAAGAGGCAGCTGCAACCGGGCGAACGTCTTCGTGTGGATACTGGATGTTTAGTGGCCATGACCCATGATGTAAACTACAACATCGAATATGTAGGGAAAATTAAAACCGCTCTGTTTGGAGGAGAAGGCATGTTTTTTGCTACTCTGTCAGGACCAGGAACAGTTTGGATTCAATCTCTTCCTTTTAGCCGACTAGCCGATCGCATTTTATCAAGTGCAGTTTCACCAACGGGAGGTAAAGGTGAAGGCAGTATCCTTGGCTCTTTAGGTGATTTCTTAAACGGTGACAACCGGTAAAATATAAAAGGTGTAGCCAAAGACTACACCTTTTATATTTATTGATTTAATAAATTTTTAGTGGAGCGAATTCCCCAAATATCAGATGCATATTCCTCAATCGTTCGATCACTAGAAAAAAAGCCGGAATGGGCAATGTTCGTCGCACTCATTTGAAGCCATTTATTTTCGTTTCTATAAGCTTCGTTTACTTTTTGCTGTGCCGTAACGTATGAGTCAAAGTCACGAAGTACATAGTATTCATCATTTTGCATTAATAATGAATCATATATAGGCTCGAATAAGTCATATGTGTCAGGTAAGAAACCGTTCGTAAGCTGCTCGAGCACTTGTCGAATCCGCTTATCATGATGATAATAATCATAGGCACGGTATCCTCCATTTTGCTGATAGCTCAGCACTTCTTCGGCTTTTAATCCAAAAATAAAGACATTATCTTTTCCTACTGCCTCGCTAATTTCGATATTTGCTCCATCCATGGTACCAAGAGTTAACGCTCCGTTCATCATGAATTTCATATTTCCCGTTCCTGAAGCTTCTTTGCTGGCGGTTGAAATCTGTTCACTGACATCGGCTGCTGGAAAGATATACTCAGCAAGCGACACTCGGTAGTTTTCTAAAAAAACGACTTTTAAAAACGGTGATGTTTGTGGATCATGATTGACAACATCAGCTACAGAATTAATTAACTTTATGACTTTTTTTGCATAATAATAGCCGGGAGAAGCTTTCGCACCAAAAATAAATGTACGAGGAACGATTTGAAAATTAGGGTCTTCTTTTAATCGATTGTACAAATACATA is a window of Priestia aryabhattai DNA encoding:
- a CDS encoding TIGR00266 family protein, producing MNAHEIDYKLYGDDMQFVEIELDPSESVIAEAGGMMMMEDDIEMETIFGDGSSSNSSGLFNKLKGAGKRVLTGESLFMTVYTNNGYHKRKVSFASPFPGKIIPVDLEQLNHKIICQKSSFLCAAKGVSVGIDFQKKLGTGFFGGEGFIMQKLEGDGLAFLHAGGAIHKRQLQPGERLRVDTGCLVAMTHDVNYNIEYVGKIKTALFGGEGMFFATLSGPGTVWIQSLPFSRLADRILSSAVSPTGGKGEGSILGSLGDFLNGDNR
- a CDS encoding isochorismate synthase; protein product: MIATTEQLVQEYIKDAIECAKNENQPKLVSLVKKVRPIDPLIFYANGHDQFYKERFFWKDPNSYYTFVGLGYAHTICTNTAKERYFHIENEWKRFIKEDFYKNNQIFPDGTGPLLFGGFSFDPNQYRENYWSDFLSSKFMIPTVLYTQVDKEAYLTVNMMIKGQDSVKERINYFEEIQKLVLCEEYDGESHISPLLLEKEEIGVEKFKGNVERATTLIKQQAIEKVVLARQLKVKFNEDISTEYVLQRLLKEQPTSYTYILEGEHQHFIGASPERLVQKQGDYVFSTCLAGSIPRGKTRQEDYELGEELLQDPKNLIEHDVVVHMIKEAMNSYCYEVEIPSKPSLYKTKHIQHLYTPVKGRIKEDVTLFSFIQKLHPTPALGGYPQREALPIIRKLESFDRGWYAAPLGWMDINGNGEFIVGIRSAVIQQKEAVLFAGCGIVADSTPESEYEETRIKFNPMLSALGGIMRGTH
- a CDS encoding TraR/DksA C4-type zinc finger protein, with amino-acid sequence MTLSKQEISQLKQNLQQQQADIQSHFDQNDHFGLTRSDAHDAVGELSSYDNHPGDTATETYEREKDLALNEHAKQELHEIEEALQAIAHNTYGTCKVCGADISFERLQAVPTTLYCREHSPSQDIPTHRPVEENVLHHPFGQYDYDDTETTGYDAEDSWQDVARYGTSESPSDFIEDTSNYSETYIEADEAIGYVEDYENFAATDLYGQPLPVYPSKEHERYENALDEEGTMTIFGDLPAYEKDPYTEKE